A genomic region of Vitis vinifera cultivar Pinot Noir 40024 chromosome 7, ASM3070453v1 contains the following coding sequences:
- the LOC104878606 gene encoding uncharacterized protein LOC104878606, translating into MATVTTTQAQVNAQSLLSIRPKPTRVCFSVAAYAKNVIKHLAACNVPIQEGLSDSEFSTIEASLGFTFPPDLRSILQEGLPVGPGFPNWRSSSHQQLEILTSLPILEVCKAVSMGKFWCKSWGDEPVDSDEALALARRFLKKAPVLVPIYRHCYIPSNPNLAGNPVFFVHGGHVRMWSLDMAEFFQKGEFFRLETEVSAPAWAATTARRIEFWTEAVERARGGTRAWWSGELGYCMEELFWRLRDGGWREEEVREMMMMDGRDQNDKKAAVSKDNKGVVWHVHVLSLLMLRAGWSTEDVVDSLDFQIQHTPPDGESWLDFQHPHSCSQGG; encoded by the coding sequence ATGGCCACTGTAACCACAACACAGGCACAGGTGAATGCGCAATCTCTCCTCTCCATCAGACCCAAACCCACGCGAGTTTGCTTCTCCGTCGCTGCCTACGCCAAGAACGTAATAAAGCATCTCGCCGCTTGCAACGTTCCAATCCAGGAAGGTCTCTCCGATTCAGAATTCTCCACCATCGAAGCCTCTCTCGGCTTTACCTTCCCTCCCGATCTCCGATCCATTCTCCAGGAAGGCCTTCCGGTGGGCCCTGGCTTCCCCAACTGGCGATCGTCGTCGCACCAACAGCTTGAGATCCTCACCAGTCTTCCAATATTGGAGGTGTGTAAGGCGGTTTCCATGGGGAAGTTTTGGTGTAAATCTTGGGGCGATGAGCCTGTTGATTCCGACGAAGCTTTAGCTTTGGCCCGGCGGTTCTTGAAGAAAGCTCCGGTTCTTGTTCCGATATATCGCCACTGTTACATTCCTTCCAACCCGAATTTGGCGGGAAATCCGGTGTTCTTCGTCCACGGAGGACATGTTCGGATGTGGAGCTTGGACATGGCTGAATTCTTCCAGAAAGGGGAGTTCTTCCGGCTGGAGACGGAGGTGAGCGCGCCGGCGTGGGCGGCGACGACGGCGAGGAGAATTGAGTTCTGGACGGAGGCGGTGGAGAGGGCGCGTGGGGGGACGCGGGCGTGGTGGAGCGGGGAACTGGGTTATTGCATGGAGGAGCTGTTCTGGAGGTTGAGAGATGGAGGGTGGAGAGAGGAGGAGGTGAgggagatgatgatgatggacgGCCGCGATCAAAACGACAAAAAAGCTGCCGTTTCGAAAGACAACAAGGGCGTGGTGTGGCACGTGCATGTACTGTCCCTCCTGATGCTACGTGCGGGCTGGAGCACCGAAGATGTTGTGGACTCTCTCGATTTTCAAATCCAGCATACTCCACCGGACGGTGAATCATGGCTGGACTTTCAACATCCACACAGCTGTTCTCAGGGGGGCTGA